The following are encoded together in the Chloroflexota bacterium genome:
- a CDS encoding ornithine carbamoyltransferase: MRTDSFRGRDFITLLEWSKEEVETILDVALDLKRRFALGEPHDHILRAKTLFMIFYNQSLRTRNSFEAGMTQLGGHAHYLDPERIYTPALPGKEVAYSTERVSDVARVLSRMGHAIAIRCYGDPVDWVYGGANELIRNFAYWADIPVLNMEDDKYHPFQALADILTVKEKFGTFKGVKFVMSWAYSPSVHKPRAVPQSAIIAATKMGMDVTLAHPPEMELDPEVIQACQNYAKVNGSSFRIVHDFEQAAKGAHVLYPKAWAPVQMFKPPVGEDNPKLAQEIFDRHKDWKATPEYMALADPEAIYMHCLPADRGWEVVDAVIDNTDPKSGWRSVVYDEAENRLHVQKAVMSLVMR, translated from the coding sequence ATGAGAACAGACAGTTTTCGCGGTCGTGATTTCATCACCTTGCTAGAATGGAGCAAAGAGGAAGTTGAGACCATCCTCGATGTAGCGCTCGATCTCAAGCGACGGTTTGCCCTTGGCGAACCCCACGATCACATCCTGCGTGCCAAGACCCTATTCATGATTTTTTACAATCAGTCTCTGCGCACGCGCAACTCGTTTGAGGCAGGCATGACCCAGCTGGGCGGCCATGCTCACTATCTGGATCCAGAAAGGATCTACACGCCTGCCTTGCCCGGCAAGGAAGTGGCCTACTCCACCGAGCGTGTCTCGGACGTAGCGCGGGTGCTGTCGCGTATGGGTCACGCTATTGCGATCCGCTGCTATGGCGATCCGGTGGACTGGGTCTATGGTGGGGCGAACGAACTGATCCGCAACTTTGCCTACTGGGCTGATATCCCAGTGCTGAACATGGAGGATGACAAATATCATCCCTTCCAGGCTTTGGCCGACATCCTCACCGTGAAGGAAAAATTTGGCACTTTCAAGGGGGTGAAGTTCGTCATGTCTTGGGCTTACTCGCCCAGCGTGCACAAGCCGCGCGCCGTGCCGCAGAGCGCCATCATCGCTGCTACCAAGATGGGCATGGATGTAACACTCGCTCATCCGCCGGAAATGGAGCTAGATCCCGAGGTCATTCAGGCTTGCCAGAACTATGCTAAAGTGAACGGTTCTTCCTTCCGCATCGTGCATGATTTCGAGCAGGCTGCCAAGGGTGCGCACGTGCTCTATCCCAAGGCTTGGGCTCCCGTGCAGATGTTCAAGCCACCAGTGGGTGAGGACAACCCGAAACTCGCTCAAGAGATCTTTGATCGCCACAAAGATTGGAAGGCCACACCAGAGTACATGGCCCTGGCTGACCCAGAAGCCATCTACATGCACTGCCTGCCCGCTGACCGTGGCTGGGAGGTCGTGGATGCGGTGATTGACAACACCGATCCAAAGTCAGGGTGGCGTTCTGTTGTTTACGATGAGGCAGAGAACCGACTGCACGTACAGAAAGCTGTGATGAGTTTGGTAATGCGCTAA
- the rimO gene encoding 30S ribosomal protein S12 methylthiotransferase RimO, with protein sequence MRKRFYLLSLGCPKNTVDAEAMASLLQEAGWRKVEQPGRADLLIVNTCAFIEPAREESYAALQKLAERKRSGQVLLAAGCLPQRYGVGVRRAVPGVDGILGTREWANINLCVAQLFGLAAEASVRPRGEVSVVTPMRRQAQGPSAYLKIADGCSAPCAFCAIPLIKGPQRSKTRRAVLEEARQLVEQGVLEIILIAQDTTAYGRDLGEKDALSSLIEDMLATVPQLPWLRVMYTYPQHITPRLIEIMARHPQVCHYLDIPLQHAHPATLRRMQRSPDIAGVRQLIARLRQAMPDIALRTTFIVGYPGETEEEFTVLLDFMAEIAFDKVGAFIYSPEEGTAAASLPNPVPREVAEERYARLMELQRGISLTRNQMQVGRTLNVLVEGFGDGLSVGRCYRDAPEIDGYVLMRGEWPVGQMVKAKIERALEYDLEGRVLSC encoded by the coding sequence ATGAGAAAGCGCTTCTATCTTCTCTCGTTAGGATGTCCCAAGAACACTGTGGATGCGGAGGCCATGGCTAGTCTGCTGCAAGAAGCAGGGTGGCGCAAGGTAGAGCAGCCCGGTCGTGCCGATTTGTTGATCGTGAACACCTGCGCTTTCATAGAGCCCGCGCGAGAAGAATCATATGCTGCGCTGCAGAAACTGGCTGAGCGCAAGCGGAGTGGCCAGGTTCTGCTGGCTGCTGGATGCCTGCCACAACGCTATGGGGTAGGGGTGCGACGTGCAGTGCCAGGCGTGGATGGCATTCTCGGTACCAGAGAATGGGCGAACATCAACTTGTGTGTTGCCCAGCTGTTTGGCCTAGCAGCAGAGGCTTCGGTACGACCTCGCGGTGAGGTATCCGTTGTCACCCCCATGCGCCGCCAAGCGCAAGGCCCCAGCGCTTATTTGAAGATTGCCGATGGCTGCAGTGCGCCATGCGCTTTTTGCGCTATACCCCTCATCAAGGGGCCACAGCGCAGCAAGACGCGCAGGGCTGTCCTGGAGGAGGCTCGGCAATTGGTTGAACAAGGAGTACTGGAGATCATCCTGATTGCCCAGGATACGACGGCATACGGCCGCGACCTGGGGGAGAAGGATGCTCTGTCCTCTCTCATTGAGGATATGCTGGCAACTGTGCCCCAGCTTCCTTGGCTGCGGGTGATGTACACCTATCCACAGCATATTACTCCACGCCTGATTGAAATCATGGCTCGCCACCCCCAGGTCTGTCATTACCTCGATATTCCATTGCAACACGCCCATCCCGCTACCCTGCGCCGTATGCAGCGCTCCCCTGATATAGCAGGCGTGCGGCAGTTGATCGCAAGGCTGCGCCAAGCCATGCCCGACATCGCTCTGCGTACAACCTTCATCGTGGGCTATCCTGGTGAAACAGAAGAAGAGTTCACCGTGCTGCTGGACTTTATGGCAGAGATAGCTTTTGATAAGGTGGGCGCTTTTATCTACTCGCCCGAGGAAGGCACCGCAGCGGCTAGCCTGCCCAATCCGGTACCCCGCGAAGTAGCTGAAGAGCGCTACGCGCGGCTGATGGAGCTGCAGCGTGGCATATCGCTGACACGCAACCAGATGCAGGTTGGACGCACGCTAAATGTGCTGGTCGAAGGGTTTGGAGATGGCTTGAGCGTTGGCCGCTGCTATCGCGACGCGCCAGAGATTGATGGCTATGTGCTCATGCGCGGCGAATGGCCGGTAGGACAAATGGTCAAAGCCAAAATTGAACGCGCTTTGGAGTATGACCTGGAGGGTCGCGTCCTATCTTGCTGA
- a CDS encoding pyridoxal-phosphate dependent enzyme has product MAKASKLITGPTFEEMLHPDKIDPQVRQRALEMRIKDPLDPINLYNITWRSPQGKVYAYVLPKQLTNVEAPIVVLYSKDFPTGSHKVGATYSVLIEKELFGEVDPTIHTLVWPSTGNYGIGGAYVGCRMGFDSVVILPEEMSKERFEIIRRYGARVIATPGCESNVKEIYDKCKELKAADPERIRILNQFEVFGNYRFHYYVTGNTIAELATELQQQGIGKGKVAAYVSAMGSAGTIAAGDRLKQIWPEHKIVGLEPIQCPTLFCNGYGGHDIQGIGDKHATWIHNVWNMDALMCIDDLECKKGLQLLTEVAGWRVLTQDYGIPENTVHLMAETFGISGVCNVLGAIKTAKFYGFGKDDIIVTILTDAIDRYHSVMAQLTATYGKMDETEAKVRLVSIFHNQKLDWIMEGTREARSRWHNLKYYTWVEQQGKTIEELNAQRNPEFWLAEQVRVAEIDAKLRELRGR; this is encoded by the coding sequence ATGGCGAAAGCAAGCAAACTAATTACCGGTCCTACTTTCGAAGAGATGCTGCACCCGGATAAGATCGACCCACAAGTGCGCCAGCGTGCACTGGAAATGCGCATCAAAGACCCACTCGATCCTATTAACCTGTACAACATCACATGGCGTTCGCCCCAGGGCAAGGTATATGCCTATGTCTTACCCAAGCAACTAACCAACGTCGAAGCGCCGATTGTCGTGCTCTACTCCAAAGATTTTCCCACGGGCAGCCATAAAGTCGGTGCGACCTATTCCGTGCTGATTGAAAAGGAGCTATTTGGTGAAGTAGATCCTACCATCCACACCTTGGTCTGGCCCTCGACCGGCAACTATGGCATTGGCGGGGCCTATGTTGGTTGCCGTATGGGTTTTGACAGCGTGGTCATCCTACCCGAGGAGATGAGCAAAGAGCGCTTCGAGATTATCCGCCGTTACGGAGCGCGGGTTATCGCTACACCAGGTTGTGAGAGCAATGTCAAGGAAATCTACGACAAGTGCAAAGAACTGAAAGCTGCCGATCCTGAACGCATTCGCATCCTCAATCAGTTCGAGGTCTTTGGCAACTACCGCTTTCATTATTATGTTACTGGAAATACTATTGCGGAACTCGCTACTGAGTTACAACAGCAGGGCATTGGCAAAGGGAAAGTGGCAGCCTACGTCTCGGCGATGGGTTCAGCAGGGACGATCGCCGCTGGTGACCGCCTCAAGCAAATCTGGCCAGAGCACAAGATCGTCGGTTTGGAGCCTATCCAGTGTCCGACACTTTTCTGCAACGGCTATGGCGGGCATGATATCCAAGGCATCGGTGACAAGCACGCTACGTGGATCCACAACGTATGGAACATGGATGCCCTGATGTGCATTGACGACCTGGAATGCAAAAAGGGGCTCCAATTGTTGACCGAGGTCGCCGGCTGGCGCGTGCTGACCCAGGACTATGGCATTCCTGAGAATACAGTGCACCTGATGGCCGAAACCTTTGGCATCTCTGGTGTGTGCAACGTGTTGGGTGCGATCAAAACTGCCAAATTCTATGGTTTTGGCAAGGATGACATCATCGTTACGATTCTGACTGACGCTATTGACCGCTACCATTCGGTCATGGCGCAATTGACCGCTACCTATGGCAAGATGGACGAAACAGAAGCCAAGGTGAGGCTGGTAAGCATCTTCCACAATCAAAAATTGGACTGGATCATGGAAGGCACACGCGAGGCGCGCAGCCGCTGGCACAACTTGAAATACTACACTTGGGTGGAACAACAGGGCAAAACTATCGAGGAATTGAACGCGCAACGCAACCCGGAATTCTGGCTGGCGGAACAAGTGCGCGTTGCCGAGATAGATGCCAAGTTGCGAGAACTACGGGGACGATAG